The genomic window ccatgatggtgacatcaaactttattattttcaacagtatcgccagtttaataaatacaaataaatgtatggtccattgttgcaactttgagtaaaaaatgcttgagaaatgtaaggcagtttctacataatgtgaacaagatttttaacatgactgaacTAAGTACTCAATTTGTAAAAACTTACTTGCTAAACTTACGGCAATCGTTTTCTTTaagtttttttatgtaaacccaacagtttaattaagctttctaagtaaactcatCAAATTACGTTTTACAGTGAATactcaagatttctaagtactctgtactgtgtggtagctagttttatcaattcaaaatgatgagttaacttgctaaatttaaggcaatcggtttccttaagttttttaagtaaacccaacagtttaattaagctttctaagtaaactcaactaattacattttacagtgtacaaataACATGGTAAAAACGTTCCAACAATGTTGTTCTAATAATGTTTCCTCAACGTTATGAGAATGTATTTTaactatgaaaacattataagaATCTTcctgaaacattattttagaaatgtttttttctaacattaacaaaacttTAACATAACGTTAGTGAAAGTTATGGAAACGTTCCCTATTAGCTGGGTTGTTATACAAAATGTCTTGACAGGCTAGAAAAACATAACCATAACATCTTTTAACAGAACATATAACCTTTTCCTTAAACCTGTTGTTAGATTTAAATGATGAACACAATTGTTCAAAATATGATGAGATTCATAattaaacatttgtatttttaattatcaGTAAAATAATAGGTCAAAAGCAAAGTTAAATGactataaataattttacataaagcacataaactgTTCAGTTTTGATTAAGCAAAGCCTGTGACATTCTACTGCTCTCATGTGGTGAGTGAGTGAAACATAAATGATGTTTAACTAGTCGAAAAATAGTCCATTATAACGTAGGCCTACTACATAATGAACATGACAGCAATTACAATATTAGCCTAGtttatagcctatataatattattaatgaaCTAAACCATTAAAATCGATTATTAGTAGACCTAACAATaatgtttatacaacagttcaagtTACCTCTTGTATTCGTTAGCTCTCATTCCTCTCTTTGTGTCACTTACGGGgttgtttttatttgattataaCTTGATGCTACTCGTCAGCTTCTGTCTATCAAGATTTTTGTGCTCACTGCCTGTGACGGTTTTAAAACAGAAGAAACACTAACGTACGTCTCTGAtataaactaaagaagtcagaGATCGCGGAGTGATACAAGAGACTTAAAAGTAGCACCATTTACTCGGCTCATGATGATTATCTGACAGATAAAGACTTTCTATTTGTTATAGAGGAAGCCCCGTAAACCGCCTCTGATCGTTAGACATATGCTTttaaatctatcaaactaataatataacgaataaatgaaattattctCATAAAGGTGTGTCCTATCCGCTTCCTCTTCTCTGTTCCCTCACTGCGGCGATGGACAGCAACAGGTGCTCACAGGTGGGTTCGTGTTGTTCGTCCTCTGGACACCCTCATCGGGCGGCTCTGATTCTGGCCCGGGGTGGCAGTAAAGGAATCCCTTTGAAGAACATCAAGAATCTGGCCGGAGTTCCTCTCATCGGATGGGTGCTGAGAGCTGCCTTGGATTCAGGAGTCGCTGACAGGCAActacatttatattttcttaattgtttaatatgactttaatatgttttttgttgttcaatATATGTGTATGAAACAAACTAAAATGTTTGTGGTGGATATAAGTTTGTGGTCGTATTTAAAGCTCAAAATTAGGCTACAATTACCATATAGGCTGTTTTTAGCAAGGACAGAATTTGATCCTgaatttattctttttaatatgGAATCTTGTTTCCTCCACggaataaacaatataaaaggCTAATCTCAAAATTCTAACTACTTccagcaattgcgagtttatttctcacaattcttacaTTTTTACTTATAGCCTATTTCCGCGAAAAAAATAAGTCGGGGGGAAAAGCTATTTTATTTCTATGTCGCAAATaggatacatttttatgttttttattccGCGGCGAGTTTCCATCTTCTAAGATTAAAATAGCCTTTTAGTCTTAATTCTTGTCTTTAATGACTGTGTTATGTGTGGCAGCGTGTGGGTTTCCACGGATCACGATGAAATTGAGCGGGTCGCAAAACTCTGGGGCGCGAAAGTTCATCGCCGCAGTCCTGAAGTTTCCAAAGATTCTTCCAGCTCTCTGGAGACTATCCAGGAGTTCATCCGACTGAGACCCGGTGAGACAGACCTTCATCATTTATGCCtcgcaaacaaacaaaaaatgatcTGATTTGCTAACATAGATGAGATTTTGTATTTCAgttaaaaatatagtaaattgtataggctactatatattgtagtatttacaacactttattAATGAAGGCTACAGCATTAACTATAGTGGACTGATCAACTGttatactgtacatatataGGCTTCTTCAGTTTTTActgcagtaaactgtagtgtatattagggatgtccagatccgatcacatgatcggaaatcgggcccgatcatgtggtttcagactcgatcggaatcggacattacctcccgatcaggactcggatatattaggggtgcaacggttctccacttacgcacttgcactgcggtccatctcgaatgacgacgcatctattggttaatatggtttgtttaaaatagcaacgtggaatacagacagagttcagataatgtatgtttcagtcgatggatgcacaaaacgttacaacaacgataatcagaaagcgtggacaaaacagtcactctttgtaaactgttaactgcgagtgccgtctgctctcatgtccagtcatttacgccgtcatcacccgggtgttgacacacgttgctgtctgtatttaaactaactcttttaagccttgctgatttaaaccttaaagaacaagacgcgaaagagaactcgcgcgcgctgtgagaagatttgtgtgcgctcatccgaagcgcgcacacgcttattccagtcagcgcgcaaatactgagttctctttcaagtcttgcgcttcagcggacaaattcatacaaaaattatgtcaacatgcccgtcctagtgagtatcctagcaaacatagtcggttatgtcttaagtgaacgtatattagtcgagaaagacagcgcatgtgtaacagtatatgtactggatcgtgcatgtcttaaagggaaaacaactattcctgctgcctgtatttaatgttaaatcaaacaacaaacaacaaagaaatcactcactgctcttgactgaatagtttttgtaacttcaataatgattaatctttatttattttatacagtaaagataatatgcagtgatattttatatttgattactatttgaaaaccgaatacctgaaaaacctgaaaagcatcctggatctgttttttcgctcttctttattcttttttatgtaggctattaagtatcggatcgggactcggtatcggcacatactcaaaatcaaatgactcggactcggactcgagggcaaaaaaacgtgatcgggacatccctagtgTATATTGTTGTATAATATGCCTTATAGTTGTTGaaaacagtacagtacagtattgggtaatttgtttatattactatttgttatattaccacaacaactatagaattagcacaacaaattaattaaagtaCTTTAGTATGGCTCAAAAACTCTGTATTTACTACAAattactataatattttttcatgtgATGTATGCTATAATTTTTCTACGTGTGTAGGATATATATcctatgtgtgtatatatatgaattGACATggaaactatatatttttttgtaatttgaacaGAAAAAGAATATCACAGTGCTTAAAAACCTGTTGACTTTTATAGTATATTTAACACTACTGAAATTCATGTAccttttaagaatttttttaatgtaattttctatgtaaatatatgtaactttaaatattttaggAAGCACAAATTATGAATTATAAgagaaaattatatttaacatattGTCGAAATGTTGAGATGTTTTAAGCAGTATGAATTTGTGTAACTTTAAGAGGGAGAACTGGAATATAGAGCAATTACAAACAATTAAAAGAAGTCAAATATTTAAGCCTTTATTAAAAACCATTTAATACCCAGAAAGGCCTGCAGCTTTATTgtgtttatcatttattttctctgtgtttcagaggtggacatcgtctgtcATATTCAGGCGACGTCTCCATGCCTGCACCCTCATCACATCAGAGAAGCCCTGCAGATGATCACCGAACAGGGTTGTGACTACGTGTTTTCAGTGGTGCGCAGACACCAGTTTCGGTGGGAGGAGGTGAACGAGAAAGGTACAAACATCTCACAAACCCCATACAGAAAACAACTGCAGATTTTTGCtttgtataaaaataattaatttgtcATATCAGGACTTTCCAATTGATGTTTATGACACTCACTTAAAATCATATTGTAAAAACAAAAGTAGGTCACATTAATATTTGATCTCATATCTTGGATCTGTATGGCACCTAACCCTGTGGCTATGATAATAGCAGGAATTACATCCGAACGTTTTTCACTGTAATTAGGGAGTAAGAATCCGACTCCTCTGAACATCGATGTGGCGCACAGACCTCGACGCCAAGACTGGTGTGGGGAACTCTATGAAAATGGCTCTTTCTATTTTTATACGAGAAAAGCCCTGGAAAACGGCCTTGAACAGGTGAACATTATCAAAATATGGTGACAAACCTGTTCCTTCACTTCTCAGTCATGGAAATtagaataatttaatataatcaaaTTTAAATTAGCCTAGAAACACCACCTAAAGgcataatgtaaattttatttaacattttacactattttataatacacatttacattttttaattatttttcaagTGCCTGAAAAGCCCCTTTCCTGTACACCAGAAAGtacaaaaaaaagtggaaaaatttcatacattttgaaaatacaaaaattcaTGGAAAAGtacttctgaggtaaatgttcAGAGTAAGAAGAGGCACCGGAAAAGTTtgcttttaaatatttttattgtgttaCGTTACGTTGAAATTTTCATGTGGAACATTTTCTTTGAAATTTTTTTTACTGAGATGATTTTGACACCATCTTAGAAAAAGATTTAATAATCACTGATATCACGACCAATCCTTTGTGTgtgaaacaaactaaaataaagtACAAAAGTCAAATGTCAAGATGTTCACAAATACTTCCCACCAGCTTTAATGGgacaaaaacattttgcaaaCTAAGAAATCAACATGACCCATGAGAGCTCATGACCTCAAACGCTCTGCTTCAGATATTTTGAtctgttctgtttgttttagttggacAAGTTCGCTTACTATGAGATGCTGCCTGAGCACAGCGTTGATATCGATGTGGACATCGACTGGCCTGTCGCTGAGCAGAGGGTTCTGAGGTGGGATATTTCAACAAACTCTGTGGCTGCTGGACAAAACACAGTAATGAAGATATAAATGCAGCTCTTTTCTGCAGGTTTGGCTACTTCGGCCAAGAGGAGAAAGCGGCGATAAGGCTGTTTCTGTGTAATGTGTCTGGCTGTTTGACGAATTGTCAGATTTACACATCGGTTTCGGGAGAGGACCTTGTGGCCATCAATGCTCGAGACGTGGCAGGCATACAGATGCTGCAGAGAGAAGATAAAGAGGTGCAGTCATGTAGGCTGGCACAAATAATGGGGCGTAGTACCTatacaatgaaataaaaatgttcattttaacgGTAAAATTTacaggcacaatatgtaagattttcggagaccactagaacagtgttaaacattttgttgacttgtgtacttacattatctcAGATGTTTCCAAgtatgtttaaagggttagttcacccaaaaatgaaaatgctgtcattaattactcatgttgttccacacccgtaagaccttcattcatcttcagaacacaaattaagatatttttgatgaaatccgatggctcagtgaagcctgcattcatgtgagtacagtggttcaaccttaatgttatgaagtgacaagaatactttttgtgcgccaaaaaaagcaaaataacactttaatcaacaatatctagtgatgggcgatttcacaacactgcttcatgaagcttcgaagctttacaaatcttttgttttgaatcagtggttcagagcgtgtatcaaactgccaaagtaaCGCCCCCCaatggtgaaccattgaaattttgaaacatttataatgtaacgaagcctcgtttactgaaatcacgtaactttcgcagtttgatacatgctccgaaccactgattcaaaaatATAGAGAAAATAAACAATTTGAACCAGGACAGGGACCATGTCCGTGCATTGCCTAGTGATGTCATACCTgcacagggttgccaggtttccacaacaaaacccacccaattgctaATCAAAACTAGCCCCAAACTAACCCAATCACGTTTCACGGAAGAGTCCCCCAATAAAAATCATGTTCTAGGAGAGATATCTGCATTTTTACcggggttcccctggtaaaattcacaTTCCAAGGGTTTAATATCAGTTCCACGGGAAAaccaccggctgtgaggtgaagacaaTCTCCCACAATTCAGCGCACAATctcggcgtcatcaagctacgcctttgttttaaataatgacctctagtggcgaaaatttacatattgtgcctttaagtccCATAAAGTAaagttctggtaaccacagctgcagttaatttcacttttttctATTGTGGAGGAACACCTATGAACACACATTCAcaatccattttatttattcatacacTATTAATAGCATTCAATATTAAGATCAGAAGAACATGTATTAAGAAAGTATTCATTTTGATTTCCATGTTTCATAACTTTCATTAGGTGATCCTCATATCCAGTGTGAATGAGCCACTGTCCAGGGGTCTCCTGGAGAAAGTGGCCCAGCAGGCCAGATGTGGCCTCAGGATTGGAGAGCAGCAGAAAGGGCTTGAGGTTGAGCGGCTGATGAGAGAGAAAAATCTGCGGTGGGACGAGGTGGCCTTCATGGGTAAGTGTGTCATGTTGACATGAGAGATGAGAAGGTCCAAACGAATGGTATAAATAAACCTGGAACCACATGCAAAATAATCAAAGGTTTATTGAGCAGTCTGTGATGTTTTCCTTCACAGGTTCAGAAGCTGAAGATGTAGATGTCCTGTCTCAGGTGGGGCTGAACGGCGTCCCATGTGACGCACCTGTGGCTGATCTCATTGCAGCTAAATACATCTGCCAGAGACCCGGTGGCCACGGAGCCATTCGGGAGTTTGCCGAGTACATTCTGACGCTGGAGAAAAAGAGCACGTCACAGCACCAGAATCGCATTGACAGGGCTCATTTTTAGAACGTTTCTGTTTTAAACAGTCAGTTTGTTGAACTTTATCTTTATTGTCCTTAGAGGCAATTCTTTTTGTAGACAGCAGTACACATTCATGTCCATACAGCAACACAATACACATTGGataacacacatttatattagataatttaaaaacataatagcAGCAGGTATGTGTCCCTGTGATAACATGACATCAGATCGAATTTGAATAAAACACCTGTGCGTGTCTGttaacaaaaacacaactgCGTTCCAGTTTATCTCTTCActtgatctctctctctctgtttatttACAATGTATTAATATGCAATACTCATTTACTTGTTGCACACCAACAATCGTCTTCAGTATGAAAGGGAAATGTCTTCATATCAGTGTCATCAAGGACAGTGTTGTGCATCAGGAGTTTTCCATTAACTATACGTGTTTCATTTTTGCCAGTCCGAGGACATCAGGAAGGACACAGCTAAAATTAATCTGTAATGTTTAAGGTGTGATTCAGtttatgtatgtgtgcatgtatatcctacttttcaaaagtttggggtcattaagatttgttttaaagaaacaaataaatgttttttttttttaactttttttgttttttataatataaatgttattttatgtatatttttattgttttattgtattgttattttCAACAAGCTACTATTTCAGGGATATTAAAGACTCCTGTAGGTTATAGATATTAAACTGGGCCATAACTTAAATTACTATTGAGAAAAATTACTCTGAATTTGCTCTTACTATTTACTTTTTAGTTCTGTCCCAATTTTTGCATACACACATTTTGTGTACATTACCTaagtaaatgtttatatatgaaaatGTAAGCAGTTGACATGAAAtttcaaatattcaaattaaaaaCTAAGTTGTAACGAATAATGTGCTGCTGTGCAGAAGAGGCCGTAAAAACCTTTCTTGTATTACGCATCGGTATGCGGGAGCGGCAGGGTTAAAGGGGCTCTctgtaggaatgacacccagttttcaaaataggtactgcagtccaaattcaaaatattgtttggcccGCCCCCTCGTTCAAAGATGAGGGTTGCCAGCTTTTACAGCATATGGTTGCCAGCAACAATAGGGAGtgcaattgacaatgaaagctgaggagacttaaacactgtaagctgatgagttgatttatctgttttgatatgctgttgttcatagagatattggattcagaggctttttagTACAGATACACcgattgcaattttcttggctGATTCCGATTTTTTGTTGATCGGCCaatacatattttacatatctttctaagaactataaATGACAGCATATactacaaacaaaaatctacttttcttcaatgcaGAGTTTtagagttttattttcattaaaaaagtaaaagtcagtaataaaatataaacagctcaaataaatgcaatagaataaagagaACTATGAAACTAAGTTTTTTGGGTTTTTGGGGGttttattcaggtaagaaataataaagaaattaaagtaatcacatgtaaaataacacattgtgttattttgcattggttaccttaatttctgtagtctttattgcaaataattcttaccattaaagttataaaacgtattcagtcaagagcagaaagtgatttgttgtaaattggcctattttttttcctttttttttttttttttttttttttattctttttgtactacatttcccataaatCCCAGTAACTTGCATAACCATATTTGGTgtactacattacccataattctTTGGTTAAGGTCTATAAATAGACCTCATTTCCTTCCTTTGTTCTTTTGCATTGGTGAGGAGTGGGTGTTTGAATGGGCACCCAACCATGTCCTTTGAGTTGTCTAGGATGCGTTACGtaagtttgtttttgtcaattGTATGGtttgaatttgtttatttgaattatttggattgggtttaataatcattttggattgtgtgtatatataattgttaatgtttatttatgaaTTGTTTGAGTCTGATTATCTTTTTGTATGGTTTGTAGTGATTAAAAGACCATCCTGATCATCCTATCCATCCTGTTAATCCTGTCCTACAAACATCTGTCATGTTTATTTGCTCCCTGTATCTTTGTGCTTGGGTCAGCCAAAGAATCCAAGACTCAAGCATCCTGAATTAAATAAAGACTGTAAGGACTAGAACTTTTCCAGTGTTTTAATCAGACACACCACCAAGTCTCTACAATTCTGAGGAACTTTGGATTTTAACATCTGATATCCAACAAATGGTCCTTCGAGCCGGAGGTAGAGATTTGGTGGAATGGATTACCATTTAAGACCTGCAGCCCGGCGCAGTGTAAGAATGAGAAGACCTCCTGCCCGTTTTGCAGACTTTATGGT from Chanodichthys erythropterus isolate Z2021 chromosome 24, ASM2448905v1, whole genome shotgun sequence includes these protein-coding regions:
- the LOC137014594 gene encoding N-acylneuraminate cytidylyltransferase B-like, translating into MDSNRCSQVGSCCSSSGHPHRAALILARGGSKGIPLKNIKNLAGVPLIGWVLRAALDSGVADSVWVSTDHDEIERVAKLWGAKVHRRSPEVSKDSSSSLETIQEFIRLRPEVDIVCHIQATSPCLHPHHIREALQMITEQGCDYVFSVVRRHQFRWEEVNEKGSKNPTPLNIDVAHRPRRQDWCGELYENGSFYFYTRKALENGLEQLDKFAYYEMLPEHSVDIDVDIDWPVAEQRVLRFGYFGQEEKAAIRLFLCNVSGCLTNCQIYTSVSGEDLVAINARDVAGIQMLQREDKEVILISSVNEPLSRGLLEKVAQQARCGLRIGEQQKGLEVERLMREKNLRWDEVAFMGSEAEDVDVLSQVGLNGVPCDAPVADLIAAKYICQRPGGHGAIREFAEYILTLEKKSTSQHQNRIDRAHF